In Candidatus Synechococcus calcipolaris G9, a genomic segment contains:
- a CDS encoding EamA family transporter yields MIIKWQVSLAGPLPQQTAEKLLHLAYLLLNPWIISGFAAAFLAALSWMAAMTKFPLSYAYPFMSFAFVLVLFLSAVFFKEPITLPKMLGMAAIVFGIVVGSR; encoded by the coding sequence CAGGTGAGCCTAGCCGGCCCCTTGCCTCAACAGACTGCTGAAAAACTTCTCCATCTAGCATATTTACTACTCAATCCTTGGATTATCAGTGGATTTGCTGCTGCATTTTTGGCGGCCCTCAGTTGGATGGCTGCCATGACTAAGTTTCCCCTCAGCTATGCCTATCCCTTTATGAGCTTCGCTTTTGTCTTGGTACTTTTCCTAAGTGCGGTATTCTTTAAGGAGCCAATTACCCTGCCTAAAATGTTAGGGATGGCAGCTATTGTGTTTGGCATCGTCGTAGGCAGTCGCTAA